One window of the Cryptomeria japonica chromosome 7, Sugi_1.0, whole genome shotgun sequence genome contains the following:
- the LOC131045467 gene encoding spermidine hydroxycinnamoyl transferase, translated as MVYFYPLAGRLRNSESGRPEIDCNDGGVEFREATSNIAFQDLEKDGFQHKPFFRKLVHEVNDSVDEYYSRPLLSIQVTAFEGGGMCIGTTIHHVMADGNSFWHFMTSWAECSRGVAVSKHAQHDRTVFKRGKMNPISIFFKTHEIVSHGITGAKIFRFVPENLQSDERKTSSSWNMEKSKEAFQKFGDRKRETEVVYSTFCFTEDIIGALKQRSGAPSSFVAVAAQFWRCVMRARDVPREEEVYFLVLANCRERIKPPLLPTFFGNCLSMGVAQTSAKTLINSDISFAADVIQQIIESCTEEAQINYLIDWAEFPNRNLLSLLGEAGSQYGTDVVSSPRFPLYEMDYGWGKPSDVQMAEMKEIGSMILSCSKDGDKSILVSTCLPQHQMDFLQHIIFSA; from the exons ATGGTATATTTCTATCCGCTGGCGGGTCGCTTGAGAAATTCTGAATCCGGCCGGCCGGAGATCGATTGCAACGACGGAGGAGTGGAATTTAGGGAGGCAACCAGCAACATAGCCTTCCAAGACCTAGAAAAAGATGGGTTTCAGCACAAGCCCTTTTTCCGAAAACTTGTTCACGAGGTCAACGATTCTGTGGATGAATATTACAGCAGACCGCTTCTGTCAATACAG GTTACTGCTTTTGAGGGCGGTGGGATGTGCATCGGAACCACCATTCATCACGTTATGGCGGACGGAAATTCGTTTTGGCATTTCATGACATCGTGGGCAGAGTGCAGCAGAGGTGTCGCAGTTTCCAAACATGCTCAACACGACAGAACAGTTTTCAAACGAGGAAAAATGAACCCCATTTCGATTTTCTTCAAAACCCATGAGATAGTAAGCCATGGGATTACAGGGGCCAAGATTTTCAGGTTTGTACCTGAAAATTTACAGTCAGACGAAAGGAAGACATCTAGTAGCTGGAACATGGAAAAGAGCAAAGAGGCTTTCCAGAAATTTGGGGATAGGAAAAGGGAAACAGAAGTGGTTTACTCAACGTTCTGTTTTACAGAGGATATAATAGGGGCTCTGAAACAACGAAGCGGGGCTCCGAGTTCTTTTGTTGCAGTGGCCGCGCAGTTTTGGAGATGCGTAATGAGGGCACGCGATGTGCCACGGGAAGAGGAAGTTTATTTCTTAGTGCTGGCTAATTGTAGGGAACGGATTAAGCCGCCTCTGCTTCCAACGTTTTTTGGAAACTGCTTATCTATGGGTGTGGCGCAGACTTCTGCCAAAACGCTCATCAATTCCGACATCTCCTTCGCTGCAGATGTTATCCAGCAAATCATCGAATCCTGCACTGAGGAAGCGCAGATCAATTATCTGATTGACTGGGCAGAATTTCCAAACAGAAATTTGCTTAGTTTACTTGGAGAAGCTGGATCGCAATACGGAACTGACGTGGTAAGTTCTCCCAGATTTCCTCTGTACGAGATGGATTATGGATGGGGGAAGCCTTCGGATGTGCAGATGGCAGAGATGAAGGAAATTGGAAGCATGATTTTGTCATGTTCAAAGGATGGCGATAAAAGCATTCTCGTCTCCACCTGCCTTCCTCAACACCAGATGGACTTCTTACAACACATTATCTTCTCTGCATGA
- the LOC131045468 gene encoding disease resistance protein Roq1, with amino-acid sequence MASSSTPRQHESQLQNAFDQIAPYLESTSKEPWDIFINHRGIDVKHTLATAIYHKLHPMGLHVFLDVEALEPGDVMPAEIQRAINSAALHIAIFSPNYAQSPWCLAELSFMLKTGAKIIPIFYHVEPSELRWIDLGEGMYAKAFSEHGKKGKYSPEKLDEWKRALYNISFHSSYQVNKNEDEARILKNIVNCAIKAIKMVSLPVAEHPQGLDDLVEGFQSVVSKEKVQITGIVGMGGSGKTTLAKELFNRNFSSFDRCSFVFDVRDAASKYALAKKQKKLLRDLGVDHLPFDHVDEGKAVLGNRLGSHQVLIVLDDIDHVDQLNTLLPNKDNLGPQSMVIVTTRELGVLISWGLSCIYKMPGLNRSNAEKLFCWHAFLQPSPPAGFISLVEKFLKAGNGLPLSLKVFGGQLYGSNSKANWKSQLKKLSRILPTDIKQRLQVSYDALDEEEKEMFLDVACFLIGENKSRAIAVWDGSGWSGAPGLETLVNKSLVELVSDPVYSGQSPSYADKIRMHDHLRDMGREIASTHSSYRIWFPEQIKQHSLERMLIRGIQSADAFCAFKEYKYPLMRTSKRQSKLPRLSVKLQILFVRGNEFTEEFASLSEDLVWLRWENFPQRSLPSWFTLRNLSVLELSGANELEELWKSNADPPLQLRELIIFGMSKLQSLPNSVGRLKHLKKIDCYYSGGTLPEELCGLQSLEFLALSSSTMLSSLPAGFGNLLSLQHLSLQCCRLLRALPNSFKQLIHLKYLNLPGCEILSSLPAGFGDLINLQTIDLESCKQLKTLPDSFKQLIHLKSLNLKYCEKIKLRLDMLEHMRQLEYLNLSFCKELEDLPRQIINQVSLTVLDLQGCISLRGSPTNIGELGSLKSLTIESLLLPSLLNFPGRLCSLINMSIVNSDSETTFDAGAASSLEILKKKDLEDCKQVSRMLISNDCCPSLETLEIWWNHHLMEIETLPMSLKILDICNCKVLKNIRCIGNLANLKKLEISDCPEIDELPSFLYLASLKKFRISDCPKVEKIEGLEHCKSLETLKIGLKVPGIPSLEKVERLERLELECNTISALKPCIQSMKECPSEMEIQGSVINFVKPTVNSLGFPGITVTEMEAGSDLLKIRDSAYILYYDEKRKVVYIGLFCHNAGCCAYNYATIFTGKKAMVVTGQEGRVVEAFYQLFALLE; translated from the exons ATGGCTTCCTCTTCCACACCCAGGCAACATGAATCTCAGCTACAAAACGCTTTTGATCAAATTGCACCTTACCTTGAATCCACCTCAAAAGAGCCGTGGGACATATTTATTAATCATCGTGGAATTGATGTCAAACACACATTAGCTACCGCCATCTACCATAAACTTCATCCCATGGGATTGCATGTGTTTCTCGATGTGGAAGCTCTTGAGCCTGGTGATGTCATGCCAGCAGAAATACAACGCGCCATAAATAGTGCTGCCCTTCACATTGCCATTTTTTCTCCCAACTATGCTCAATCCCCATGGTGTTTGGCTGAGCTATCCTTCATGCTGAAAACTGGTGCTAAAATCATTCCCATTTTCTATCATGTTGAGCCCTCTGAGCTTAGATGGATTGATCTAGGAGAAGGTATGTATGCCAAAGCATTTTCGGAGCATGGGAAGAAGGGAAAATACTCCCCAGAAAAGCTTGACGAGTGGAAAAGGGCACTCTACAACATTTCATTCCATTCCAGCTACCAGGTTAACAAGAATGA GGATGAGGCCAGAATTTTGAAGAATATTGTGAATTGTGCAATCAAAGCCATTAAAATGGTATCCTTGCCAGTAGCAGAGCATCCGCAGGGGTTAGATGATCTTGTAGAAGGATTCCAATCAGTTGTAAGTAAAGAGAAAGTGCAGATTACCGGGATCGTGGGAATGGGAGGTAGTGGTAAGACCACACTGGCCAAAGAGCTATTCAACAGGAACTTTTCCTCCTTCGACAGATGCAGTTTTGTTTTCGATGTGCGAGATGCAGCATCAAAGTATGCCCTAGCTAAAAAGCAGAAAAAGCTTCTGAGGGACCTTGGTGTTGATCATTTGCCATTCGATCATGTAGATGAAGGCAAGGCCGTTCTTGGAAATCGTTTGGGCTCTCATCAGGTGCTCATAGTTCTGGATGACATTGATCACGTCGACCAGCTGAATACTCTACTGCCAAACAAAGACAATCTTGGACCCCAAAGTATGGTCATTGTCACAACAAGGGAATTGGGAGTTCTTATTTCATGGGGTCTCTCCTGCATATATAAAATGCCAGGACTCAACAGGTCAAACGCTGAGAAGCTCTTCTGCTGGCATGCATTCTTGCAACCCTCCCCACCTGCTGGATTTATTTCGCTGGTTGAAAAGTTCTTAAAGGCAGGCAATGGTTTGCCTCTTTCACTGAAGGTATTTGGGGGACAGCTATATGGCAGTAACTCCAAAGCTAACTGGAAATCccaattaaaaaaattatcaagAATATTGCCCACCGACATCAAGCAAAGGCTACAAGTTAGCTACGATGCACTCGATGAAGAAGAGAAAGAGATGTTCTTGGATGTAGCATGTTTTCTCATTGGAGAAAATAAAAGCAGGGCCATAGCAGTGTGGGATGGATCGGGTTGGAGTGGTGCGCCTGGTTTAGAAACACTTGTGAATAAATCTCTTGTGGAGCTGGTCTCCGATCCAGTCTACTCTGGGCAAAGCCCCTCCTACGCGgataagataaggatgcatgatcaTCTTAGGGATATGGGAAGAGAAATTGCAAGTACACATTCCTCATATCGTATTTGGTTTCCAGAGCAGATAAAGCAACATTCCCTG GAAAGAATGCTGATTCGAGGTATTCAAAGTGCCGATGCTTTTTGTGCGTTCAAAGAGTACAAATATCCACTAATGAGAACTTCAAAGAGACAATCTAAACTCCCAAGATTGTCAGTTAAATTACAAATTCTTTTTGTCAGAGGAAATGAGTTCACGGAAGAGTTTGCATCATTATCTGAAGATCTTGTGTGGCTCCGCTGGGAGAATTTTCCTCAAAGAAGCCTTCCATCATGGTTTACACTGAGAAATTTGAGTGTTTTAGAGCTTTCGGGTGCTAATGAGTTGGAAGAATTGTGGAAGAGCAATGCGGAT CCTCCATTGCAATTGAGAGAGCTTATTATATTTGGTATGAGTAAATTGCAATCGCTTCCAAACTCAGTGGGGCGCCTTAAGCACTTGAAAAAGATTGACTGTTACTATAGTGGTGGCACTTTGCCAGAAGAATTATGTGGCCTCCAGTCACTGGAGTTTTTGGCTTTATCAAGCAGTACAATGCTATCGTCACTACCTGCTGGATTTGGTAATTTACTAAGCTTGCAGCATTTATCTCTACAGTGTTGCCGTCTCTTGAGGGCGTTGCCAAATTCTTTCAAGCAGCTGATACACCTGAAATATCTGAATTTACCAGGCTGTGAAATCTTATCTTCATTACCTGCTGGTTTCGGTGATTTAATAAACTTGCAGACTATAGATCTGGAGTCTTGTAAGCAGTTGAAGACGTTGCCGGATTCATTCAAGCAGCTGATACACCTGAAATCTCTAAATTTAAAGTACTGTGAAAAGATTAAACTGAGATTGGATATGCTGGAGCACATGAGACAGCTCGAGTATTTGAACCTCAGCTTTTGCAAGGAACTGGAAGATTTGCCTCGTCAAATCATAAATCAGGTATCCCTGACAGTGTTGGATCTACAAGGTTGTATCAGTTTAAGGGGTTCACCAACAAACATTGGCGAACTGGGCAGCTTAAAGTCGCTAACAATTGAGAGTCTTTTGTTGCCAAGCCTGCTAAATTTTCCTGGAAGATTATGCTCGTTGATAAATATGTCAATAGTAAATTCTGACAGTGAAACGACTTTTGATGCCGGGGCTGCTTCTTCACTTGAAATACTTAAGAAAAAAGACTTAGAAGATTGCAAACAAGTTTCCAGGATGTTAATTTCCAATGATTGTTGTCCCAGTCTTGAAACTCTGGAAATTTGGTGGAATCACCATTTAATGGAGATAGAGACGCTTCCAATGTCACTCAAGATTCTAGATATATGCAATTGCAAAGTGCTGAAGAACATCAGGTGTATTGGTAATCTCGCAAACCTCAAGAAACTGGAAATATCTGACTGTCCGGAGATAGACGAGCTTCCAAGTTTCTTATACTTGGCTTCGCTGAAAAAATTCAGAATTAGTGATTGCCCAAAAGTTGAGAAAATAGAAGGTTTGGAACACTGTAAGTCATTAGAGACACTGAAAATAGGCTTGAAAGTGCCAGGTATACCGAGTTTGGAGAAAGTGGAGAGATTGGAAAGACTAGAGCTCGAATGCAACACCATATCAGCTCTTAAACCTTGTATTCAGTCTATGAAG GAATGTCCAAGCGAAATGGAGATCCAAGGTAGCGTGATCAATTTTGTGAAGCCAACAGTAAACTCTTTGGGGTTTCCTGGTATTACGGTCACAGAGATGGAAGCGGGGTCCGATCTCTTAAAGATTCGAGATTCCGCTTATATTTTGTATTATGATGAGAAGAGGAAAGTTGTATATATAGGTCTGTTCTGCCATAACGCAGGCTGTTGTGCGTACAACTACGCCACTATATTTACTGGCAAGAAAGCAATGGTAGTGACAGGCCAGGAGGGAAGAGTTGTGGAAGCTTTTTACCAATTATTCGCACTCCTGGAATAG
- the LOC131045451 gene encoding hydroxycinnamoyltransferase-like translates to MADEAAEAVVKFRRTCGVKPAIPTLTHTMFLSNLDLIWLHINNFQMLFFYSPSPLVDHSSSVEGLKKSLSSVLVHFYPLAGRLKKGESGRMEVDCNDGGVEFTEASINIPFQDLERDGFRRKHYFQKLVHEVGLSGEENHSGPLLSIQVSKKTGGMCIGTTLHHAMADGNSFWHFMTSWAECSRGITIAKPPQLDRTFVRRGEKNPLSISYKAHEIVSSEITEATVFKLVAEDPEHLQQSGSGYVENPKETLEKWVDPGMKTEVIYTTFFFTEEIIQDLKRRSGASSSFVAVAAQFWRCVMRAREVPLEETVCFLLLADCRGRVNPPLLPTYFGNCLYMGLAQTTANTLINSPISFAADVIHQLINSCYEETQMDHLIDWAELPNRNFIDLIREAGWEYGTNVISSPRFRVYDIDYGWGKPLEVQTATMNEIGAMFLSCAKDGGKSILVSTCLPQHQMEVLHRFLFLVGENRSVLLSAYPVKPETLIKLPVNLRKNVDSVVLLPSASSHRGNARDLKAYQRDLKTGEIDSTTVMVEIELQAVLKMSRTSIVKPAFPTPPSTMFLSSLDLLLLPFNSSQRLLFYKLPPANDYS, encoded by the exons ATGGCAGATGAAGCAGCAGAAGCTGTTGTAAAATTCAGGAGAACGTGTGGGGTGAAACCGGCCATCCCAACCCTGACACACACCATGTTCCTCTCTAACCTTGATCTTATTTGGTTACATATCAACAATTTTCAAATGCTTTTCTTCTACTCACCCTCTCCTTTAGTCGATCACTCGTCATCAGTAGAAGGCCTAAAGAAAAGCCTCTCCTCTGTTTTGGTGCATTTCTATCCTCTGGCTGGTCGGTTGAAGAAGGGTGAATCTGGCAGAATGGAGGTTGATTGCAACGATGGAGGAGTGGAATTTACTGAAGCTTCAATCAATATACCCTTCCAAGACTTGGAAAGAGATGGGTTTCGCCGTAAACACTATTTCCAAAAGCTTGTTCACGAGGTCGGTCTCTCTGGAGAAGAAAATCACAGTGGACCGCTTCTCTCAATACAGGTATCTAAAAAAACAG GTGGCATGTGTATTGGAACGACCCTGCATCACGCTATGGCAGATGGAAATTCGTTTTGGCATTTCATGACATCGTGGGCAGAGTGTAGCAGAGGAATCACCATTGCCAAACCACCACAGCTGGACAGAACATTTGTGAGACGAGGAGAGAAGAATCCCTTGTCCATTTCTTACAAAGCCCATGAAATAGTAAGCAGTGAGATCACAGAGGCCACGGTTTTCAAGCTTGTGGCAGAGGATCCAGAGCACTTACAACAATCTGGTAGTGGGTATGTGGAAAACCCCAAAGAGACTCTTGAGAAATGGGTGGATCCCGGTATGAAAACAGAAGTTATATACACAACGTTTTTCTTTACAGAAGAGATAATACAAGATCTGAAACGACGAAGCGGGGCTTCGAGTTCTTTTGTTGCAGTGGCCGCACAGTTTTGGAGATGTGTAATGAGAGCTCGTGAGGTGCCACTGGAAGAGACCGTTTGTTTCCTATTGCTAGCTGATTGCAGAGGTCGTGTTAACCCGCCTCTACTTCCAACTTATTTTGGAAACTGCTTATATATGGGTTTGGCGCAGACTACAGCCAACACACTCATCAATTCCCCCATCTCCTTCGCCGCAGATGTTATACATCAACTGATCAATTCTTGCTATGAAGAAACACAGATGGATCATCTGATTGACTGGGCAGAACTTCCAAACAGAAATTTTATAGATTTAATTAGAGAAGCCGGCTGGGAATACGGAACTAATGTGATAAGTTCTCCAAGATTTCGGGTGTATGATATAGATTATGGGTGGGGAAAGCCTTTAGAAGTGCAGACCGCAACTATGAATGAAATTGGAGCCATGTTCTTGTCATGTGCAAAGGATGGAGGTAAAAGCATTTTGGTCTCCACCTGCCTTCCTCAACACCAGATGGAAGTCTTGCATCGCTTCCTGTTTCTCGTAGGAGA AAACCGTTCCGTTTTGCTTTCTGCCTATCCCGTCAAACCGGAAACCTTGATAAAACTGCCGGTCAATCTCAGAAAAAACGTTGATTCAGTCGTCCTGCTACCTTCTGCCTCCTCCCACAGAGGGAATGCAAGAGATCTGAAAGCCTATCAACGAGATCTAAAAACTGGGGAAATTGATTCAACTACAGTTATGGTAGAAATAGAACTGCAAGCCGTTCTGAAAATGTCGAGAACATCCATTGTAAAACCGGCCTTCCCAACCCCCCCATCGACAATGTTCCTTTCCAGTCTAGATCTCTTGTTATTGCCGTTTAATAGCAGCCAGAGGCTTCTCTTCTACAAACTTCCCCCTGCAAACGATTACTCTtga